One Caldisericaceae bacterium DNA segment encodes these proteins:
- a CDS encoding DUF1648 domain-containing protein produces the protein MKKEKILIGIIFFLLVTTFIVSIAFYPYLPAKVPTHWNLQGEVDGYMSKFGGTFTAPFIMLGIVLILLLIPKIDPLKENVNKFKDYYYGFIVAFLTFMFLVQLHTFLYTLM, from the coding sequence ATGAAAAAAGAAAAAATTTTAATTGGTATCATCTTCTTTCTTTTGGTTACAACGTTTATTGTAAGTATCGCTTTTTACCCATATCTTCCTGCAAAAGTCCCAACACATTGGAACTTACAAGGAGAAGTCGACGGCTACATGTCAAAGTTTGGAGGAACATTCACTGCTCCTTTTATAATGCTTGGGATTGTTCTCATTTTGCTTTTAATTCCAAAAATCGACCCTTTAAAAGAAAACGTTAATAAGTTTAAGGACTATTACTATGGATTTATTGTGGCATTTTTAACATTTATGTTCCTTGTGCAACTGCATACCTTCTTGTATACTCTTATGTAG
- a CDS encoding pyridoxal phosphate-dependent aminotransferase family protein, whose protein sequence is MDLFEKCKNYGPGNPLYDVKIAEEKGLYPYFLPLEETEGTEVVINGRRLIMLGSNNYLGLTHHPKVKEAAKKAIDEYGTSATGSRFMNGTLKIHRQLEDALSEFLKKEAVIVFSTGYQTNLGTISALLTPKDYAIMDKEDHASIVDGWKLSQAKFARFNHNDMKSLERVLSKIPDESGKLIIVDGIYSMAGDIAPLPEIIKLKDNYGARVMVDDAHSIGVLGKNGRGTANYFNLEKETDLIMGTFSKSFASLGGFIAGEKDVINYIKHYARPFIFSAAMTPSSAYAALAALEVMETEPERIEHLWSVANRMRKGLKELGFDIGNSNTPVIPVYVRDRWKTVMFWKELFDSGVYVNPVLPPAVAPNDSLLRTSYIATHTEEQIDRALSIFEKVGKKLGIIK, encoded by the coding sequence ATGGATTTATTTGAAAAATGTAAAAATTATGGTCCTGGAAACCCTCTCTATGATGTAAAAATTGCTGAAGAGAAAGGGCTATACCCATATTTTCTCCCGTTAGAAGAAACAGAAGGCACAGAAGTTGTAATAAATGGAAGAAGACTCATAATGCTTGGTTCAAATAACTATCTTGGACTTACGCACCATCCGAAAGTAAAAGAGGCAGCAAAAAAAGCGATTGATGAATACGGAACATCTGCAACTGGCTCAAGATTTATGAATGGAACCTTAAAAATCCATAGACAGTTAGAAGATGCACTGAGTGAATTTTTAAAGAAAGAGGCGGTAATTGTGTTCTCAACAGGGTATCAGACAAATCTTGGCACAATCTCTGCACTTCTTACTCCAAAGGATTATGCAATCATGGATAAAGAAGATCATGCTTCCATTGTAGACGGATGGAAACTGTCACAAGCAAAGTTTGCCCGTTTCAATCATAACGATATGAAAAGCCTTGAAAGAGTTCTTTCAAAAATTCCCGATGAATCAGGAAAACTCATTATCGTTGACGGAATTTATTCAATGGCAGGGGATATTGCTCCACTTCCAGAAATTATTAAATTAAAAGATAATTACGGCGCAAGAGTTATGGTTGATGATGCACACTCAATAGGCGTATTAGGAAAAAATGGAAGAGGCACAGCAAACTACTTCAACCTGGAAAAAGAGACTGATCTTATTATGGGAACTTTTAGCAAATCTTTTGCAAGTTTAGGAGGATTCATCGCAGGAGAAAAAGATGTAATTAACTACATTAAGCATTATGCAAGACCTTTTATATTCTCTGCTGCAATGACTCCTTCTTCTGCTTATGCTGCGCTTGCCGCACTTGAAGTAATGGAAACCGAACCTGAAAGAATTGAACATTTATGGAGCGTTGCAAATAGAATGAGAAAGGGGTTAAAGGAATTAGGCTTTGACATAGGAAATAGCAATACCCCAGTTATTCCGGTATACGTGCGAGATCGTTGGAAAACAGTGATGTTTTGGAAGGAGCTTTTTGACAGTGGTGTGTATGTCAATCCAGTTTTACCTCCCGCGGTTGCACCTAACGATTCACTTCTTAGGACAAGCTATATTGCAACACATACGGAGGAACAAATTGATAGAGCATTATCGATATTTGAAAAGGTAGGTAAGAAATTAGGTATTATAAAATGA
- a CDS encoding cold-shock protein: MEKLTGTVKWFNAQKGFGFIVPDDGSKDLFVHFSSILSNGFKALREGDKVEYEVEKTDKGAKAINVRVI, encoded by the coding sequence ATGGAAAAATTAACAGGAACAGTAAAGTGGTTTAACGCTCAGAAGGGTTTTGGTTTCATCGTCCCAGATGATGGCAGTAAAGACCTCTTTGTTCACTTCTCTTCAATTTTGTCCAATGGTTTTAAAGCCCTTAGAGAAGGCGACAAAGTTGAATACGAAGTTGAAAAAACTGATAAAGGTGCAAAAGCTATTAACGTAAGAGTTATATAG
- the fba gene encoding class II fructose-1,6-bisphosphate aldolase: MGLVKTTELFKKAYKKYAIGAFNVNNMEILQGVIEAAKEERSPVILQISKGARNYAKLVYLMKLIEAAVIDAPEIPIAVHLDHGDSFELCKEVIDAGFTSVMIDGSHLPFEENIAITKQVVDYAHSKGVVVEGELGKLQGIEEHVVSNEAVYTDPDKAVEFVERTKVDSLAIAIGTSHGAYKFKSEPKLDFDRLQAIASRLEGFPLVLHGASSVLPQYVHKINQYGGNIGDAKGVPEDMLRKATTMGITKINIDTDLRLALTATVREIFATHPEEFDPRKYLGPARDEIKNLVKHKIRDVLGSSNTI; the protein is encoded by the coding sequence ATGGGATTGGTAAAAACAACAGAATTATTTAAAAAGGCGTATAAGAAGTACGCAATTGGTGCATTTAACGTGAATAATATGGAAATTCTTCAGGGAGTTATTGAAGCAGCAAAAGAGGAGCGATCTCCTGTTATCTTGCAAATCTCTAAAGGTGCACGAAACTATGCAAAACTTGTGTACCTTATGAAACTCATTGAGGCTGCAGTAATAGATGCTCCAGAAATTCCTATTGCAGTTCATCTTGATCATGGTGATTCCTTTGAACTTTGTAAAGAAGTTATTGATGCAGGCTTTACTTCGGTTATGATTGATGGATCACATTTACCTTTTGAAGAAAATATTGCTATTACAAAACAAGTAGTTGATTATGCACATTCTAAAGGTGTTGTTGTAGAAGGTGAATTAGGTAAGCTCCAAGGTATAGAAGAGCATGTTGTCTCAAATGAAGCTGTTTATACCGATCCAGATAAAGCAGTTGAGTTTGTTGAAAGAACTAAAGTTGACTCTCTTGCCATTGCAATCGGAACATCTCACGGAGCATATAAATTCAAAAGTGAACCTAAACTTGATTTTGATAGACTTCAAGCGATTGCAAGTAGATTAGAAGGGTTTCCTTTAGTATTGCATGGTGCTTCATCTGTTCTTCCCCAATACGTGCATAAGATTAACCAGTACGGTGGGAATATTGGAGATGCAAAAGGCGTTCCAGAAGATATGTTAAGAAAAGCAACTACTATGGGAATTACCAAAATAAATATTGACACTGACTTAAGACTTGCTCTAACTGCAACTGTAAGAGAAATTTTTGCAACACACCCCGAAGAGTTTGACCCAAGAAAGTATCTTGGACCAGCAAGAGATGAAATCAAAAACCTCGTTAAACACAAGATAAGAGATGTTTTAGGCTCTTCAAATACCATATAG